The segment TCTTTATATTGTGCCATATACTTTCTCACATCGAAGGAGCTGTGAGGACCGTGTCCGCCAAGGTTATGAGTCTCCATGAGCCTCGCCTGAGCTTCCACGGGTTCCTTATATATGAACTGGAACTGTTTTACCTCTGCATCTTCCGCCTCGGCAGCCGATTTCCCTGCCTCAATGGCAGCCCGAAAGGCAGCTCCAAAGCCGTAGGATGTATTCATGCCCCAGGATTTGCAAGCAAGGATTGTCTTTTTGTCTTTGTCCGGAATATCTAATCCGAGTAAAATTTTATTCACAAGATTAGGCACAGAACCTACGGACATCGCAAAATCAACAACACATGTAGGGCCGTACATGCCGCCATATCTGCGAGCCGCCTCGCGCCCGATCAACGCCCTGTTTTCACCGATAGCTTCGATGAACTTGTCCATTGATTTTTTGAAATCGGGGTCTTCCTCATAGAGTATTTCGAGTATGGGCGGTGTTTGATAATGTTCCACAAAGGGATCATCTTCCGGCCGAATGTAATCGGTCAACCCTTTTAAAATTTCGTAATGGGCATTGACCGACTGGACGTGAAGATCGATGACTTCCTTGCACTGACCCTCGCCTACGGACATCTTGTTGACCGCATCGACATAGGGTTTGCAGTCATCTAGCCTAAACTGACCACCGCGTTTTTCTTTTATCACAAGAAAAACGGATTTTGTTGCATCAATTGCTTCATTAACCATCTTTTCAATTAAAGTAACCATGAAACCCTTCCCCCTCCTCAATTTTTAAATTTTCCTCTAACGGAATATAGAGCAAATTTTATATCCCCTTTCTCACCCCCTCTGTTTTGAATGAATTCATAGATACACTACCTTTTTTTAATTCTCGCAAAGCATCCCTACTTTGTCAAGAAGAGCTAATGAGATGCAGTATCCATTTGTTATTCAGTGCTCTATTACTTAGCGGTCTCTCGGGCAAAGATGTGAAAAACACAGGCTATACATATAACAAATGAAGCGTTCAAAAGTATCGGTGTCGAAAAACCTACCCTATCGGCAAGCCAACCCAACATAACCGGCCCAACCACGAAGCCAATATCGCTTATTGCCCTGTACAATCCCATACCTATCCCGTATTCCTCCCGCGACAGGGTATCTGCGACGTAAGCAGATATAACGGGTCCCGCTAAGCCTATGCCGATACCCATAACCATAGCACTAACGATTAACGACCAATAGCTTCTGCTGAAGGCCACCAATGCCAATCCTATGCCCAAAGCAACGCTCCCAGGCGTTATTAAAATTTTCCTGGGAAGTCTGGCGGATAGCCTGCTAGCGACAAGCAGCGCCAAAAACTGAAAAATTGTTACCACAGTCAAAACTGTACCTATGAGCGAGGCCGAAAGATCCAATCTATCTGCTCCGAGCAAGGGTATGAGTTGGTTTTGCGTGCCGGTACGGGTGAAAAATATACCGAAGGTCACAAGCGAACCAAGCAGGAATTCTTTCTTTTCAAATAACTTCAATATGCTTCCCATAAACGTTGCTCCAGGCCTGGTATCTCCGCTTTCATCGATAGAAATGTCGTCGCAAATCTCCCTTACCGTCTTAGGGGACTTAGTTTCAGGTAGTTTAAAGTAAGCCCAGGCTGTAGCGAAAGCCGCCATGAATGCATAGGCTATGAAGGGAGCTCGAATACCCCATATATCAGCTATGTACCCCCCAAGAGTCGGACCAAGCCCTGCACCGATTAATATAGCGCCTTGATAAAAACTCATCATGGGACCTCTGGTCCTAACGTTGCTGATATCGGCAAGCATGACCATCGCGGCTGTTGTATATAAACCGGAGCCCAGACCCTGCAAAAATCTGAAAAACAACAGCTGCGGATAGGTCTTGGCCAGGGCGCAAAAAAAGGACGCTCCCCCAAGTAAAGCGGGCCCGGCAATCAACATGGGTCGCCTTCCCAATACCTCGACCAATCTTCCGGCAGGAATATCCACCAAAATTCTTGCAACGCCAAATCCTGTAATCAAAAGTCCGACCATAGCGATATTTACTCCAAATGATCTCGCATAATGCGGTAATATAGGGCTAACTATTCCAATACCTATCATCATGATTATCGCTATTGTACACAACACGATCAATACTTCTTTTCTCTTCCTCAACATTACACCTCCATAAAATCTATCTATTCGCTTAAAAACAATCACATAAATAAATACAAAAAATGTTTTTACCACTTGACAATTATTATCAGGCCATGATAAATTCTACCCAACCTGACGAAAGGGGCAATAGCAATATGATGATACTCAATGATCTCAATAAAAAGAACAATAATTGGTGGTGGCAGGCTCGCTGAGTCTGCCTACCGTGGCCTAGATAAATTTTAAAGAGGGCCAGGGAGGCAGATCCCACAAGGATCGGTCTTCGTGGCCCTCTGTTTATACCCAGGTGTAATAAAACCGGAGGGCCCTCTAAAGAGGACTCTCCGGTTTTATTTTTAGAGATTAATTTTACTGATATGAGGAGTGATGGGAAATGTATGTGCAAAGAAAAAAATCACTGGCGACAGTTTCGGACAATACAAACCTCAAATCACCATACGATAACTTAATAGCCGAAGATAAAAGGGATTTATACGAGATATTGAAATACTACGAACCATCTTTTTTGATGGAATTCAATGATTATATCGTTATTGGCACTTCTCCAAAAAGAATCTTTCAAGCTAAAAAAGACGAAACTATTGTATTAGACCAGGAGGGGCGAGAGAGCAAATTCCCAAAAAGGGACTTCTTCAAAATAGTAGATGAATACCTTAAAGAAAAGAGACCCTGTCCGAACAACTACGCGCCCTTCGACGGAGGACTTTTAGGATATATAGGATATGACATTATATCGGACTCGTGCTCATTTTCGCCCTTCCCCGATGCCTTTTTATTCGAGCCAGGGGTTTATTGCGTTGCAGATAAGTCCACCGGAAAGATTATTTCTTCCAACCAAAGGGCGTTCTTCGATGAATTATACTTTGAAACAACCTCTGAAGCTCACGGATATGAAGATGTGTCTTTCAAGTTAGAGTCCATCCCGTCGAAGGAAGACTTCATCAGCATGGTTTCCAAAGTATTAGATCGAATAAAAAAGGGCGAGGCAACTCAGGTCGTCCTATCAAGACAAATCAAATCCAAAGACGTTTTCTGCCCTCTCTCGTTGTACAAAACATTAAAAACCGTTAACCCCTCCCCTTATATGTTCATCATGAATTTCGACGGGAAAAGTCTGATCGGATCCTCTCCGGAACTTCTTTTAGGGATCAGAAATGGCGTAGCCGTCACCAGACCGATAGCAGGCACCAGACGGCGAGGCAAAGACCTCGATGAAGACA is part of the Acetomicrobium thermoterrenum DSM 13490 genome and harbors:
- a CDS encoding MFS transporter → MLRKRKEVLIVLCTIAIIMMIGIGIVSPILPHYARSFGVNIAMVGLLITGFGVARILVDIPAGRLVEVLGRRPMLIAGPALLGGASFFCALAKTYPQLLFFRFLQGLGSGLYTTAAMVMLADISNVRTRGPMMSFYQGAILIGAGLGPTLGGYIADIWGIRAPFIAYAFMAAFATAWAYFKLPETKSPKTVREICDDISIDESGDTRPGATFMGSILKLFEKKEFLLGSLVTFGIFFTRTGTQNQLIPLLGADRLDLSASLIGTVLTVVTIFQFLALLVASRLSARLPRKILITPGSVALGIGLALVAFSRSYWSLIVSAMVMGIGIGLAGPVISAYVADTLSREEYGIGMGLYRAISDIGFVVGPVMLGWLADRVGFSTPILLNASFVICIACVFHIFARETAK
- a CDS encoding anthranilate synthase component I family protein, giving the protein MYVQRKKSLATVSDNTNLKSPYDNLIAEDKRDLYEILKYYEPSFLMEFNDYIVIGTSPKRIFQAKKDETIVLDQEGRESKFPKRDFFKIVDEYLKEKRPCPNNYAPFDGGLLGYIGYDIISDSCSFSPFPDAFLFEPGVYCVADKSTGKIISSNQRAFFDELYFETTSEAHGYEDVSFKLESIPSKEDFISMVSKVLDRIKKGEATQVVLSRQIKSKDVFCPLSLYKTLKTVNPSPYMFIMNFDGKSLIGSSPELLLGIRNGVAVTRPIAGTRRRGKDLDEDNFFEIEMLFDDKEREEHMLLLELSMEEFRGICLKESIKVSKYFEVERYSKVMHLVSQVEGKLRPDISAIRALQASFPAGTVTGTPKEVAIKIIGEAEPFSRGPYGGAIGYVGFNGNLEMSIAIRTFMQTDEGLTIQAGAGIVAASDPKREFLETQNKAAGLIETLKIAKTRRDSNA